One region of Armigeres subalbatus isolate Guangzhou_Male chromosome 3, GZ_Asu_2, whole genome shotgun sequence genomic DNA includes:
- the LOC134222053 gene encoding histone H3.1-like, whose product MARTKQTARKSTGGKAPRKQLATNAARKSAPATGGVKKPHRFRPGTVALREIRRYQKSTELLLRKLPFQRLVREIAQDFKTDLRFQSSAVMALQEACEAYLVGLFEDTNLCAIHAKRVTIMPKDIQLARRIRGER is encoded by the coding sequence ATGGCTCGCACCAAGCAAACCGCCCGGAAGTCAACCGGTGGAAAGGCCCCCCGCAAGCAGCTGGCGACCAACGCTGCTCGCAAGAGTGCCCCGGCCACCGGTGGGGTCAAAAAGCCACACCGTTTCCGGCCGGGCACTGTCGCCCTGCGTGAAATCCGTCGCTACCAGAAGTCCACCGAGCTGCTACTCCGCAAGCTTCCCTTTCAGCGTTTGGTCCGCGAAATCGCCCAGGACTTTAAAACCGACCTGCGCTTCCAGAGCTCGGCCGTAATGGCTCTGCAGGAAGCTTGCGAGGCATATCTGGTCGGTTTATTCGAAGACACCAACCTGTGCGCCATCCACGCGAAACGTGTCACCATTATGCCCAAGGACATCCAGCTTGCTCGTCGGATCCGTGGCGAGCGGTGA